TCCTAGTGAATAGCCTCCCCCGCAGTGCGGGCGCTCCCCGCATCATGACGAAAGCCGACGCTGAGCACATGTGGCAAGGCGGTGCCCGTCCACGCTTGAGGGTCATTGGCGACATGGGGGGGACCGTTGAAGGTGCTATTGAGTTTGCGTCCGTCGCCACCATGTTCGATGAACCGGCATACGTCTATGAGCCTGAAATGGATGACATTGCCTACGGATTCGATGGTCACGGTCCCGTCATCGTGTCGCTTGCCGAGCCGGCCTGTGAATTGCCAGAAGAAGTGTCTGCCGACATCAGCCATGCGCTGTTGCCCCTGCTTCAAAACCTGGCGAATGTCGAAACGGAGGCGCCGATCGAAAAGAGCGGGCTTCCGATGCCTCTTCGCCGGGCCGCCATCCTGTGGCGCGGCAGGCTGACGCCGGCCTTTGAACATCTGCGCATTCTTCTGAAAAGGGCGCCTTCCGATGAAGAGGCCGTTGAAGAGAGCACGCTTGACTCTCAGAGCTTCAAGACAGCGCCGGTCGTAGGGGTTTCCGAAAAGAAGATTCTAATCCTCGGCGGAGGTTCGCTGGCGAGGCCTCTCGTTCGATATCTTCTCGAAAAGACGCGACACGAGGTGATTTGTGCCGACCAGACGTCGGGAATGGCCGCCGACCTGGTCAAGGGATACTCCCGCGGCAAAGCGGTCGCCGTCGAATTCGACGACCGGCATGAACTCGAAAGTCTCATCCGACCTGCAGACTTCGTTGTAAGCCTGGTTCCCTACCGATATCACATCCCCATTGCGGAATTGTGCATCACGCACCGGAAACACATGGTCACGACAAGTTATACCGGTGAAGCGATGCGGGAACTGGACGGGCGCGCCCGGAGTGCCGGAATCATGCTGCTGAACGAGATGGGCGTGATTCCCGGCATCGATCACATGATTGCCATGCGAAGCATCCACCGCGTCACAGCGGGCGGCGGCAAGGTGGCGTCGCTCAGAATGTACGGCGGTGCGCTTCCCGCACCCGAGGCCGGAATGAATCCTCTCGGCTATAGATACAGCTGGAACATGCGTTGCGTTCTCGAAGCCGGCCGGACGCATGCCAGATATCGCGAGCGGGGCGAGGTTGTCGATGTTTCCGGCCCCGACGTGTTCAAGCGCCACGGCCAGGTGGCCATTCCCGGGATGGGGACGTTCGAAGTCTATCCGTGCCGGGATGCGGTTGCCTATGAAGAGATTTACGGTCTTCCCGACGTGAAAACCATGTTTCGCGGAACGCTTCGGAATCCGGGATGGTGCTCGTTCTGGGAGAAAATGTTCAGCCTCGGATGGTCCAGCGATATGCCTCGGGTTGATCTCGACGGCAAGACCTGGGGCCAGATCATGCGTGTCCTGGTGCCCGGAAGCGGCGATCTGACCGCCGACCTGTGCTCCTGCTGGAATGTTTCGCGCGGCTCTGTCGAGATCAGGTGCGCCGAGTGGCTGGGCCTGCTTGGCGATGAAAAAGTGCCGGCCGGCGCGAACAGTCTGCTCGACATTCTGTGCGTGCATTTGCAGAGCAAACTTGCCTATAGGCCCGGCGAGCGCGATATGGTCCTGATGCATCACGAGCTTGTCGCCGAGTATCCCGACAGGCTCGAACGGATAACCTCGACGCTGACCGACTACGGTGTCCCGAACGGTGATCTGGCCGTCGCGCGAACCGTCGGCCTTCCGATCGCCATCTTCCTCAGATTGTTCTTCGAAGGCAGGATTCGGGGCCTGAGCGGGGTTTTGATTCCCATCATCCCTGCGGTGTACGGTCCGATTCTCGAAGAACTGGAATCGATCGGGATTCGGATGACAGAGCATATCGAAGCCGTAAAAACAGCCTGAGATCAAGGCGGGGCGCAGGAGATTCCCGGCAATGGGTTGATTCCCCTCAGGGAATCAGCTAAAGTTTGCGCATGAATCCGTCGGATCTCGCGCAGAAACTGATTTTGTTCGGCCCGCTCCCGCCTCCCCACAACGGGCACACGCTGGCGTTCCAGATGTGCGTCCGAGGGTGCAGGGAACATGGGCTTCGATATCGCGTGATCGATTACAGCCCGCGCTGGCCTGGGATGAAATGGTTCCCGTTCAGCCGGATTGCCGAGTATGGATTCATCATGGGGCGCTATTTCAGAGCCTTGCTGGCCGGGCGTCGCGGAACGGTCTACATCACGCTGAACCAGGCGGTCGACGGGTTGTGTCGTGACCTGATCCTGATGAGATCTGCCCAGCATCTTGGATTCAGGGTGATCGTCCATATCCACGGTGGCTGGTATGACGAGATTCTCAGGCGCGCCCCCGCGTTCCTTCGCAATGCCGCCGTGGCCGCCCTGGCCGCCTGTGACGCCGTAATTCTGCTGAGCGACAGGCTTCGGTTCATGTTCGACGCCTGGCCCGAAGTCCAGAGGCGAGTCCGTGTTGTCCCGAACGGGCTGCCTTTCGAACCGACCGGTTGCCCGACCGCCCCGAAGACCATCCGCATGGGCGAACCGGTCAGGCTTCTCTTCCTGTCGAACATGATCGAAAGCAAGGGCTGGCCGGTCGTTCTGGAGGCCGTTGAGCGGCTTGTTCACCATCATGGCCTGAACGTGCGGGCAAGGTTCTGCGGAGGCTTCATGTCTTCGCCGGAGGACACGCGCTTTCCTTCGCCGGCCGCCGCCAAAGACTGGTTTGATACCTATATCCGCGAACACGATCTCGAAACATGCGTTCACTACGATTCCCGCGTAGACGGCGACGAAAAGATCCGCGCACTTCAGGAAGCCCATTTCCTGCTACTCCCCTCCGCCTACCCGAACGAGGGCCAACCCCTGGCCCTGATCGAAGGCCTCGCCTACGGCTGCGTCCTCGTCGGAACCCCCTATCGTGCCATTCCCGACATGGTCAGCGATGGGAACACCGGCCTGCTGTGTCCCGCCGATCCGGTTTGGATCGCGGATGGCGTCGCTTCGCTGTTTCGCGATCCCGATTGCTACCGGCGGATGAGCTCAGCCTCACTGGAACTCTATAAAAGACAGTTTCAGCCTGAAATTCATATTCAAAATATTGTAAATATATTGAGTCCAATTTCATGACGATTTTCTCTTGAAATGTATGGAAAGACTGACGACTCTCCAAAAAACTCCATGAACAAGGCAATTTTCTGGGGATTTCTCGCCCGAAGCTGGAGCTTCCTTGCTGGTTTGGTTACAGTCTCTCTCGTAACAGGCTTTTTTACTCCTGAGCAGCAGGGATATTATTACACCTTCGGGAGCCTTCTGGCGCTTCAGATCTTTTTTGAATTAGGTCTGACCAATGTTCTTGTTCAATTTGCAGGATGCGAATTCGCGAAAATCCACTGGCTTCAAGATGGAGAGCTGGAAGGTGATTCCGTTGCCATTCAGCGATTTTTGACCTTGTCGAAAAAAGGAGTCTTCTGGTTTGGCGTGGCTTCTATTCTCTTTATCGCCATTCTGGCGCCTGTTGGATTGTCCTTTTTTCAACAGTGTGACTCTGGTTCATTTGCCTGGCGAATTCCGTGGCTTTTGGCTGTTGCTGGAACCGCGATGAATTTGGCGAGTGTCCCGTTTTGGGGGGTTCTTACAGGAGCTGGACAGATTCATCTGGCGAATAAACGGTCTCTTCTTGGGGGACTCTTGGGATGTGCCCTGGCCTGGATCGGAATTTATTGCGGTTACGGTCTTTACTCGGTGTTTATGATTGCATTTGGAAATGCTGTGTTTTCTTGGGGACTCTTGTTCTTCGAATTTAGGAAATTTCTCAGGCGGATTCTTTGTCATCGTTCCGATTCGAATCAGGTTGATGACATTTCATGGGGGAGAGATATCTGGCCAATGCAATGGCGGATCGCTCTGTCATGGGCTTCCGGATATTTTATCTTTCAATTGTTCACGCCCGTTCTTTTCACATATCAGGGAGCAAAAATTGCCGGTCAGATGGGTTTGACATTGGCAATGCGAAATGCAATCCTTGCTGTGGCGATGGTCTGGACAGGGGCCCGGAACCCAGAAATGTGCCGATTGATTGCGTTGAAGGACTGGCCGGCTCTGGACGCGCTGTTTCGCCGTCTCATGGGAGAAACGACACTGGTGGTTCTGGGGGCGAGCAGTGCCGGGCTGGGCCTCGTTTGGTATCTTCAGGGCATTCCGCGATTTGCAGAGCGCTTCCTTTCCTTGGATTTGGTAGCAGTGCAGCTTTTCTCAACCCTCCTGGCGATATGGGGCGACAACATGGCAACCTACTGTCGAGCTCATAAAGTCGAGCCTTTCTTGGGTGTTTCAATTATTAGTGCTGTGGCTCAGGGATGCTTGACGTGGATTACAGGGAAATACTATTCGGTGGATTCACTTGTCTATGCTTCAATGTGGCTGAACCTCTTGTTTGGACTTCCCATGGCTGTCTATATTTGGCAGAACCAGCGAAAGTCCCACATCAGGTGAATTCATACAACTTGAAAGAATGGCAATGAAATGTAAAATCTGTGGAAATACAGAAAATTTAATTGAATTTCATATCCAGGAAAAAATGTTTGGGTCTGGGGCTGAATTTATATATTTCCAATGTTCTCAATGTCAATGCCTCCAGATAAAAGACATTCCTGAGAACATGGAAAAATATTATCCGCACGATTACTACTCATATAGAAAAATTTCGAAAACGCTCCTGCCGGGTCTAAAACAGGCATTACTGCAATTAAAAAACAGATATGCCCTCTTTGGAAATGGCGTTCTTGGTAAGCTTCTGAGCCTTGTTTCTTACAACCAGGCCCTGGAAAGTCTGAAAATTCTCAACATCGCCAGGGATTCACGGATCATGGACGTTGGATGTGGTTCAGGAGCATTACTGTGTTCAATGAAAAATTTGGGTTTCACTCATCTTGCAGGAATTGATCCCTTCATTCGAGAAAAGATCGTTTACGACTCCGGCCTTGTGATCCATAAACAAAATATCCATCAGATCAAGGATACGTGGGATATCGTGATGTTTCATCACTCGTTTGAACATATGCCTGATCCGTGTGAGACCCTGAAAAGTGTCTCACAAATCCTATCTGACAACGGATGGTGTGTCGTTCGAATTCCAACGGTATCGTCGTATGCTTGGAGTCACTACAGAGAAAATTGGGTGCAGTTGGATGCTCCGAGGCATTTGTTCCTTCATTCGATTGAAAGCATGCAGTATTTGGCTGCACTGACCAGGCTCGAACTCGTCGATGTTGTATTTGATTCAACAGCCTTTCAATTTTGGGGAAGTGAACAATACCAAAAAGGCATTGCACTAGGTGACAAGAACTCATACGGAATCGATCCTGCACGTTCGATTTTTTCGCAGCGAAAAATGCTTATGTTTGCAAGAAAAGCGAAAATGCTGAATCGGACCCACCAGGGCGATCAGGCGGCATTTTATTTTCGAAGGCGAAGGGTGTAAAGTAGAATGGGAGACGGAGAAATACCATATTCAGATAGCAGCGCATGATACAGTTGTGAGAAATTCAAAACTCGCCTATGGAAGATCAGAACGAATGTGGTGATGGAGCGGTGTGTTGTATTTTGCGAATTATTGGAAAAAAGAAATGATATCAAGCGATATTCAATATAACCATGGAATCTCTGAGGAAAATACATGAAAGTTGTAATTCTTGCTGGAGGTCTCGGCACGCGATTGAGTGAAGAAACAACGGTAAAACCCAAGCCGATGGTGGAAATCGGCGGCCGACCTATTCTCTGGCATATCATGAAACTCTATTCTTCGTATGGGCTGAATGAGTTTGTCATCTGCTGTGGTTATAAGGGCTATATGATCAAGGAATTTTTTGCCAATTATTTTATGCACATGTCTGACCTGACGATAGATATCGCAAACAATAAAATAACGACGCATTCCAACCACTCTGAACCTTGGAAGATCACGCTTGTCGACACGGGCGAAGATACGATGACTGGTGGACGAGTGAAGCGAGTGAGACAATACGTTGGCAATGAAACATTCTGTATGACCTATGGGGATGGAATTTCCGACGTAAATCTGAGAGAAGAAATCGAATTTCATAAGAGTCATGGGAAATATGCGACCATGTTGGCTGTCCAACCACCTGGAAGATTTGGAGTTTTGAATATAGATGAGGGGAACAGAGTCGAATCATTTCA
This genomic stretch from Candidatus Ozemobacteraceae bacterium harbors:
- a CDS encoding saccharopine dehydrogenase C-terminal domain-containing protein, whose translation is MGIRRIGILRKFLRDGRNIIPLIPEDVRQLVSDFGFEIIVQPSLADHSQDVEYTTVGAWVDDSAAGCEFVVSMNEPSAESLYPGGIYMCFGRSPGQPFGVALLRRLNELGCSLIDCSSLMDDRGRKLITVDTYSGAVGMIDALWALGHRLKHEGYETPFAAIRRAYQYENLASARRALIGIGETLRDQRLSTVLRPLIFGFVGKNCVSKGAQEIFDLLPHREITPSELLAGAVCNGGNEILKVVFAEELTIRPKDEDTPMTLGELYRHPKRFVNNFGQYIHHLSVLVNSLPRSAGAPRIMTKADAEHMWQGGARPRLRVIGDMGGTVEGAIEFASVATMFDEPAYVYEPEMDDIAYGFDGHGPVIVSLAEPACELPEEVSADISHALLPLLQNLANVETEAPIEKSGLPMPLRRAAILWRGRLTPAFEHLRILLKRAPSDEEAVEESTLDSQSFKTAPVVGVSEKKILILGGGSLARPLVRYLLEKTRHEVICADQTSGMAADLVKGYSRGKAVAVEFDDRHELESLIRPADFVVSLVPYRYHIPIAELCITHRKHMVTTSYTGEAMRELDGRARSAGIMLLNEMGVIPGIDHMIAMRSIHRVTAGGGKVASLRMYGGALPAPEAGMNPLGYRYSWNMRCVLEAGRTHARYRERGEVVDVSGPDVFKRHGQVAIPGMGTFEVYPCRDAVAYEEIYGLPDVKTMFRGTLRNPGWCSFWEKMFSLGWSSDMPRVDLDGKTWGQIMRVLVPGSGDLTADLCSCWNVSRGSVEIRCAEWLGLLGDEKVPAGANSLLDILCVHLQSKLAYRPGERDMVLMHHELVAEYPDRLERITSTLTDYGVPNGDLAVARTVGLPIAIFLRLFFEGRIRGLSGVLIPIIPAVYGPILEELESIGIRMTEHIEAVKTA
- a CDS encoding glycosyltransferase family 4 protein; this encodes MNPSDLAQKLILFGPLPPPHNGHTLAFQMCVRGCREHGLRYRVIDYSPRWPGMKWFPFSRIAEYGFIMGRYFRALLAGRRGTVYITLNQAVDGLCRDLILMRSAQHLGFRVIVHIHGGWYDEILRRAPAFLRNAAVAALAACDAVILLSDRLRFMFDAWPEVQRRVRVVPNGLPFEPTGCPTAPKTIRMGEPVRLLFLSNMIESKGWPVVLEAVERLVHHHGLNVRARFCGGFMSSPEDTRFPSPAAAKDWFDTYIREHDLETCVHYDSRVDGDEKIRALQEAHFLLLPSAYPNEGQPLALIEGLAYGCVLVGTPYRAIPDMVSDGNTGLLCPADPVWIADGVASLFRDPDCYRRMSSASLELYKRQFQPEIHIQNIVNILSPIS
- a CDS encoding class I SAM-dependent methyltransferase gives rise to the protein MKCKICGNTENLIEFHIQEKMFGSGAEFIYFQCSQCQCLQIKDIPENMEKYYPHDYYSYRKISKTLLPGLKQALLQLKNRYALFGNGVLGKLLSLVSYNQALESLKILNIARDSRIMDVGCGSGALLCSMKNLGFTHLAGIDPFIREKIVYDSGLVIHKQNIHQIKDTWDIVMFHHSFEHMPDPCETLKSVSQILSDNGWCVVRIPTVSSYAWSHYRENWVQLDAPRHLFLHSIESMQYLAALTRLELVDVVFDSTAFQFWGSEQYQKGIALGDKNSYGIDPARSIFSQRKMLMFARKAKMLNRTHQGDQAAFYFRRRRV
- the rfbF gene encoding glucose-1-phosphate cytidylyltransferase, with amino-acid sequence MKVVILAGGLGTRLSEETTVKPKPMVEIGGRPILWHIMKLYSSYGLNEFVICCGYKGYMIKEFFANYFMHMSDLTIDIANNKITTHSNHSEPWKITLVDTGEDTMTGGRVKRVRQYVGNETFCMTYGDGISDVNLREEIEFHKSHGKYATMLAVQPPGRFGVLNIDEGNRVESFQEKPSGDGTHINGGFFVLEPEIFRYLKDDQTIWERFPLESLAKEGQLYSFRHDGFWYPMDTLRDKIKLEELWQSQKAPWKVW